The following nucleotide sequence is from Aedes aegypti strain LVP_AGWG chromosome 3, AaegL5.0 Primary Assembly, whole genome shotgun sequence.
tagatgtcttgtcgtcttgtttgcatcgtatttcatcaatatttttcagatgtgaatggttttgcaatcgtattctaaaaaaatagttatttcaattacagtgacccaatgccaccccctctatggggtgagattgggtcgtTTTCCATTCACTTGTAGTGGCGtagtgaaatatttttctttaattttttggacagttgttaatgtacaatcaaagtacatacacaccatatttgaaatttattggagttaaattgcgatagttattcaataaataattcgtacattTGCTTTTTTGACCCATACACTTCTAGAGAACGCActcaaatttacaaaatttaacttttttgctcctttcatCGTAAATATTAATCAACTATACATAGTTCTGTCAatagctggcaacactgattTAACGATTATAATTTAATTTCCATATTTTACGAATGTGTTCAAGAATACACTTCAAACTAAAAACTCATCATTATTGCTAATGAATCTAAACCAACTGATTCCAAATTTGCCTATTTCTGTCATACTCTACCAATCGGGTTCTTCCTACTCAATTGACCATTGTCGATGTTCTGCGTAACCACTATCATTATGTTCGCGTCCCCAATCGATTTACGTATGTACCCTTTTCGTCGTCACTCATTCCCATTCTAGGCACGTGCGTAAAATATATTCTTCGGGACGTTTGATCGAGTATCAATCTGGAATGCTGAACTGTATCCTGGATCTATTCGCCTGTCTGACTCCGAATTGCAGCCTTTTCGAGCGATCAGACACAATGTGTGCGTGCAGTCTGTCACGTTCGGTCATGGAACCTGAATTCTAACGAATGATTGTCACTTGCCTGGTAACATAACTAAGCTCTTCATGCCATGATCGCGACCGCTAACCAAGCCATGGTGCACTCTGTTGCGATTGAGAATCGTGTTTGTCGGTTGTGTGATTGAACAGCAATTGATTGAACCGCTTGGGAACAGAAGAAGACCGGTACTCGGTGGCACAGGTTGTGGCTTGAATATTTATGTCGGGATGAAACTACTTTCGATTCAGTGGCAAGTTGGTGCGGTTGTTGAGGTACGTGCTGATTTCTGAAATATAAATTTGAGCTGATCGTCGATTGTCTCGAAAGGCTGAATATTTTCTTGCAAAAATGTTGCACTGACTGACACCTTGGTACCACAACTTTAATAAAAGCATATCAAAATTATCACAATCATCAAAATGGTTTATCAACAACTTAAATCATAACCCCACAGATCTCAATGCGACGACTCCACAATAGCATAAACCACCCGAGGATATACCCGAACGGCAGCATCCGGTTGCATCATAAAGTCCCGATGGTCGAATCGATCGTGCTGAACAATGCGAACCTTTGTGCTCTTGTGCAGCTGCATGGCCAAATTGCGAACATCGTCCGGAGGCACGATCCCATCAGCAGTCCCGTAGTGTACCGTTACCGGAGTCGTGATCCTCCACAGAGAGTACGGAGGTGGCCTTTCCACTCCGTAATATTTCACATTGTCCCACTCGCCGTAATCGAAGTGTCGGAAGCGGCCGGTCACCAACAGCTGATGGAAGTGCTCCAACTGTTTCGCTGAATTGATCAACGGTTTCTCACTGCCGGTGACCAGCTCTTGAAGGCTCACTGGGAAACTGTCGCGGAATGTTTCGTAGATGTAGGCGAATTGCTTTATCAAACTGTTAATCATGAACGTAGCCGGAGCTATCACATTCAACGAGGCGACCTTGGCGTTGTACGAAACCCGTTCCGAGAGCAAGATCAACGAGGCCGTAGATCCTTCCGAGAAGCCGACCAGATGGAGCGAACTCCTACGGGCAACCGTCAACACGGTGTCGATCATGGCCGGCAGGTCGAGGTATCCTATTTCATTAAAGCTGAAGTCCCAGAATTCCGTGGAGTTCCTCAGATGCTTGATATGGACCGTTTCCGGTGATGCTCGAGAGTTCCCCAGCCATACTTCGAATCCAGCCTCCAATAGCTGCATCGGAAGGTTTCGATCGATCATCAACCAATCAGCGGACGATTGCCGAATGCCGTGCTGGAGCAAAACTATTCCTCGGGCGTGAGCATGCGATCGAATTCGGTACAAGGCCAGACGGTATCCATCGTGGGTGATGACATGATGTCTGTGAGCTGCCAATCCGTACCGTGCTGCATTGGTCAACTTCAGGAAGAAACGAAATCATATATCAAAGCTCTTGTCCTGAATGCCCATCGATCCCCCCTGATACTCACGGTTTTACTGGGTGGTGTAGCGGATGAGGCCATGGCCACCCCCACCACGAGCAACACCAAACAGCCACCGaggcagttcttcttcttccgacaaaacatttcaaacaacTGCCCGGGTCAGGAGGAGTCGTTAAATAAAATCGAGAACTTTAATTGCGCTTCGGCTGTGGCTGGGCGAGGATTACGGTTTGAACTGCAGGCGGCAGAACCGGTTCAATGCGCTGTTCTGATCCACGTGCCAGTGATCGAGCGACGGACAAGTGCAGTGACGACAGGTGGTTCTATCGTTTTTAGAGTCTCTCCCGCTCTTGTTGGGGTCGATCAGGAGTCAATGTCTTTCGTTGTGGACTTTGTGAGTGATGGACCGCAAGTTTTTTAATGAGCTAATTATAATTATCTCGTTGCAGATAGTCTAGTGGTGGAAAGTGTTTCATTGGAATATGTGGGATCAATGACATAAACGGTACATCTATATGACACTAGGCGATGGTTTTTCCCATCGAATGCAGTGAGGATTTATATAGTAGGGGAGACTGGGGAGACTTGatcccattttttttaatgcggCTGTAACTCTGCAGGGAAATTAAAATTGGACATATTTGACATGTCAAGGTGACATATTCAGCAAGATTATGCATTTCTAGATACTTAGCTCAAAATTACGTTTAAAGTACTCAAAATCACGTTCTTCCATTGCCCGGTTAGAGATGAATGACAAACCAACTGGgcgtagagtatcatcgtacctgccacatgatattggaatgcgaaaatggcaactttggcaaagaaagctcccagttaataattgtggaagtgctcattgaacactacgctgagtagccgactctgtcccagtgaggacgttaatgccaataagaaaaaAAGTCTATTTTTGGACACTGCTACTCACACTTCCTtcacttatatttttttagatgtcGGTCTACTAGCATTAGGATCTTCCAAAAGATTATATGGCAATGGCTTACCCGCTTAAAGGCTATAGACATTCTTTCCAATGTGGCATAGAAACGCTAATaaacttgtacatgttagaaaaactgcGGCCTCTGATCGCcctacagtaaaaactttcgttaGTTTGAG
It contains:
- the LOC110678458 gene encoding lipase 1-like — translated: MFCRKKKNCLGGCLVLLVVGVAMASSATPPSKTLTNAARYGLAAHRHHVITHDGYRLALYRIRSHAHARGIVLLQHGIRQSSADWLMIDRNLPMQLLEAGFEVWLGNSRASPETVHIKHLRNSTEFWDFSFNEIGYLDLPAMIDTVLTVARRSSLHLVGFSEGSTASLILLSERVSYNAKVASLNVIAPATFMINSLIKQFAYIYETFRDSFPVSLQELVTGSEKPLINSAKQLEHFHQLLVTGRFRHFDYGEWDNVKYYGVERPPPYSLWRITTPVTVHYGTADGIVPPDDVRNLAMQLHKSTKVRIVQHDRFDHRDFMMQPDAAVRVYPRVVYAIVESSH